In one window of Juglans regia cultivar Chandler chromosome 3, Walnut 2.0, whole genome shotgun sequence DNA:
- the LOC108994929 gene encoding LIMR family protein At5g01460 — protein sequence MGDFNLALVIVAIVVCILVFIFNVYLLVNYQHPDDANQAYFPKFVVVLGLSVAAISILMLPADVANRQACRHAIYNGACNLTLPMKDLWLAVYILDAVLVFFVIPFAMFYYEGDQEKSVGKRIKSALLWVVTTAIVCGLVLGILYGLIGKVDFTVMHLSSSTTSFPTTWEFSSSQQCIGGTHQCSAYTASASSEKTWTMRTTFPEYVVALATIVGSVLFAIFGGVGIACLPLGLIFSFIKRPKAVITRSQYIKEATELGKKARELKKAADSLQQEERSGSKGRKWRKNVKAVGKELLQLEEDVKLLEEMYPQGEKAETSWALTVLGYLAKLVLGILGLIVSVAWVAHIVIYLLINPPLSAFLNEVFIKLDDIWGLLGTAAFAFFCFYLLLAVIAGAMMLGLRLVFITIHPMKWGATLMNSFLFNVGLILLCSISVIQFCSTAFAYYAQATAAQEIFGHTLESLRGIKYLYKYNVFQIAFVALAGLTFVYYAAFGWRRRKPSGRFQLST from the exons ATGGGCGATTTCAATCTCGCTCTTGTGATCGTCGCCATAGTCGTGTGCATCCTCGTCTTCATCTTCAATGTCTACCTCCTCGTCAATTACCAGCACCCTGACGACGCCAACCAGGCCTATTTCCCCAAATTCGTCGTCGTTTTGGGTCTTTCCGTCGCCGCCATTTCTATACTGATGCTACCGGCCGACGTGGCTAACCGGCAGGCGTGTAGGCACGCGATATACAATGGCGCGTGTAATCTAACCCTGCCAATGAAGGATTTGTGGCTCGCTGTCTATATTCTCGACGCCGTGCTCGTATTCTTTGTTATCCCCTTCGCCATGTTCTACTACGAAGGGGACCAGGAAAA GAGTGTCGGTAAGAGGATCAAAAGCGCGCTGCTGTGGGTGGTGACGACGGCTATCGTGTGTGGTCTGGTGCTTGGCATTTTATACG GACTGATTGGAAAGGTGGACTTCACTGTTATGCACCTTTCTTCTTCCACAACTTCCTTCCCTACTACGTGGGAATTCTCTAGTAGTCAACAGTGTATTGGAGGCACACACCAG TGCTCTGCGTATACTGCAAGTGCTTCTTCGGAGAAAACTTGGACTATGCGCACTACCTTTCCAGAATATGTTGTCGCCCTTGCTACCATTGTTGGATCTGTACTTTTCGCT ATATTTGGTGGTGTTGGTATTGCTTGTCTGCCGTTGGGACTTATATTTTCATTCATCAAGCGCCCAAAGGCTGTTATCACTCGCTCGCAGTATATCAAG GAAGCCACTGAATTAGGTAAAAAAGCGAGAGAATTGAAGAAAGCAGCTGACTCCCTACAGCAAGAAGAAAGAAGTGGTTCTAAGGGCCGAAAGTGGCGTAAAAATGTCAAGGCAGTAGGAAAG GAGTTGCTCCAGTTGGAAGAAGATGTGAAGCTCCTTGAAGAGATGTATCCTCAAGGAGAAAAG GCTGAGACTTCTTGGGCGTTGACTGTTCTTGGGTACTTGGCTAAACTTGTGCTTGGAATTTTAGG GTTGATTGTTTCAGTGGCTTGGGTTGCACATATTGTCATATATCTGTTGATTAACCCTCCTCTTTCTGCTTTTCTGAATGAGGTTTTCATCAAGCTGGACGATATCTGGG GTCTTCTGGGTACTGCAGCATTTGCATTCTTCTGCTTTTACCTTCTCCTTGCCGTTATTGCGGGGGCAATGATGCTTGGTCTGAGATTAGTTTTCATTACGATCCACCCCATGAA GTGGGGAGCCACACTTATGAACTCTTTTCTGTTTAATGTTGGTCTTATTCTTCTTTGCTCCATCAG TGTGATTCAGTTCTGCTCCACTGCATTTGCATACTATGCTCAAGCAACTGCAGCACAAGAAATCTTTGGCCACACGTTGGAATCACTTCGTGGAATTAAATATTTGTACAA ATACAATGTCTTCCAAATTGCATTTGTTGCTCTTGCGGGATTGACCTTTGTGTATTATGCTGCCTTT ggatggagaagaagaaaacccaGTGGCAGGTTCCAACTTTCTACTTAA